Proteins encoded together in one Rossellomorea sp. y25 window:
- a CDS encoding Xaa-Pro dipeptidyl-peptidase, with protein MKNAWLKMVFTTSLSIPLLTSGFATSTVVNATEPSNTLPEIKVENGMTQPVFSHQDAIIERVFVETSTDSDRDGKPDRVRADIIRPKETNNGLKVPVIYEMSPYRSGIKNVPVYDVDVELNTVPRKGKGETGKPQADLRGYYDDYFVPRGYAVVLAESVGTGLSDGCPTTGDQHEILGTRAVIDWLNGRADAYNADGEKVSADWSTGNVGMTGVSYNGTLPNAVATTGVEGLKTIVPIAAISSWYDYYRSNGAVIAPGGYQGEDADNLAEAVLTRDTPEACRPIIEDLTSGQDRTSGDYNSFWSQRDYTKDADKVEASVFMVHGLNDWNVKTKHFSDWWKALEKNDVPRKMWLHQGGHTTPYYFRQDAWLPTLNKWFDYWLYDINNDVMDEPMIDIQREDRSWGTEENWPVPGTEEAKLYLHPDQDGIGGNFSLKPVPNKNKQSQSFVDNALIKAETLAENPDMHSDNRLSYTTSPLTKAVRLSGTPEISLRASINEPTANLTALLVKYDSDNSVEIVTRGWMDPQNLRKDDRSIALTPEREYTFTWDMQPDDYVFNEGERLGVIILSSDYHYTLRPDPGTIITIDPERSHITLPLLNGKKALAWE; from the coding sequence ATGAAGAATGCATGGTTGAAAATGGTATTCACCACCTCACTTTCGATTCCGCTTCTGACAAGTGGATTCGCTACCTCTACTGTTGTAAATGCAACAGAGCCATCCAACACACTTCCAGAAATTAAGGTTGAAAACGGAATGACTCAGCCTGTCTTTTCCCATCAAGATGCAATCATTGAAAGAGTCTTTGTAGAAACCTCAACAGATAGTGATCGAGATGGAAAACCGGATCGCGTCCGGGCAGACATCATCCGACCGAAGGAAACAAATAACGGTCTGAAAGTACCAGTTATTTACGAAATGAGCCCCTATCGTTCAGGCATCAAGAATGTACCTGTTTATGATGTAGATGTTGAATTAAATACTGTACCACGAAAAGGGAAAGGAGAGACTGGAAAACCTCAAGCAGATCTTCGTGGCTACTATGATGATTATTTTGTACCGAGGGGTTACGCTGTTGTGTTGGCAGAAAGCGTAGGGACAGGGTTGTCTGATGGGTGTCCGACAACGGGAGATCAACATGAAATCCTTGGTACCCGTGCCGTCATTGATTGGTTGAATGGACGGGCAGATGCTTACAATGCTGATGGTGAGAAAGTATCGGCAGACTGGTCCACTGGAAATGTAGGCATGACCGGTGTGTCCTACAACGGGACTCTTCCCAATGCTGTAGCCACTACAGGAGTGGAAGGACTTAAAACCATTGTACCTATAGCAGCGATCAGCTCATGGTATGATTATTATCGCTCTAATGGCGCGGTCATTGCTCCCGGGGGATACCAAGGGGAAGATGCAGACAATTTAGCCGAGGCCGTTCTCACGAGAGATACTCCCGAAGCATGCCGGCCTATCATTGAGGACTTAACCTCCGGGCAGGATCGAACATCTGGAGACTATAACAGCTTCTGGAGTCAACGTGACTACACCAAAGACGCTGACAAAGTGGAAGCCAGTGTATTCATGGTTCATGGTTTAAATGATTGGAACGTAAAAACAAAACATTTCTCGGACTGGTGGAAAGCTTTGGAGAAGAATGATGTTCCACGTAAAATGTGGCTGCACCAAGGTGGACATACCACTCCTTATTATTTTAGACAAGATGCCTGGTTACCTACACTAAATAAATGGTTTGATTATTGGTTGTATGATATCAATAATGATGTTATGGATGAGCCGATGATCGATATTCAACGTGAAGATCGATCCTGGGGCACTGAAGAAAACTGGCCGGTTCCAGGTACAGAAGAAGCTAAACTATATTTACATCCAGATCAGGATGGAATCGGTGGAAACTTCAGCCTGAAACCTGTCCCGAATAAGAATAAGCAGAGTCAATCCTTTGTGGATAATGCCCTGATAAAAGCGGAAACGTTAGCTGAAAATCCTGACATGCATTCTGACAACAGGCTTTCCTATACTACCTCTCCTTTAACAAAGGCGGTTCGTCTGAGTGGAACCCCTGAAATATCCCTTAGGGCAAGCATCAACGAGCCAACAGCCAACTTAACCGCACTGCTCGTTAAATATGATTCTGATAACTCGGTCGAGATTGTAACCCGTGGGTGGATGGACCCTCAAAATCTTCGAAAAGACGATCGTTCAATTGCCTTGACACCAGAACGGGAATATACCTTTACATGGGATATGCAGCCCGACGATTATGTGTTTAACGAAGGAGAAAGATTAGGGGTCATCATCCTTTCAAGTGATTACCACTATACTTTACGTCCTGATCCCGGAACGATCATTACCATTGATCCCGAGAGAAGTCATATAACCCTCCCTCTTTTAAATGGAAAAAAAGCATTAGCGTGGGAATAA
- a CDS encoding MFS transporter translates to MWKNKNVWILLIGEFIAGLGLWLGIIGNLEFMQEKVPSDFLKSVILASGLLAGLAVGPLAGRITDQANKKKVMLISGFTRALSVVFMLIAINTGSVLWMVVFLVSIQISAAFYFPALQAAIPMVVKEKELLQMNGVHMNVATLSRILGTALAGILLVVISLSMLYLLSLVAYLALFVMTWFLTIEETSTSKQQGEKTKGAGFNEVFPVIKGLPIVFMTLVMTLIPLLFIGGFNLMVINISELQDSSAIKGWIYTAEGIAFMTGAFAVKKMGEKVSPYKILFFFSFVIGIAQLLLYFATSPFLSVLAFTVFGFAVGCFFPTAATIFQTRVPKEFHGRFFSFRNMLDRLIFQVVLLLTGLLLDLVGLQIMTVLFGCLSLFMTGLFYSRYRQLRTTTLSEQAVNQ, encoded by the coding sequence ATGTGGAAAAATAAAAATGTATGGATATTATTGATAGGTGAATTTATAGCAGGTCTAGGATTGTGGTTAGGGATCATCGGTAATCTGGAGTTCATGCAGGAAAAGGTGCCTTCCGATTTTCTGAAATCGGTGATTCTCGCTTCGGGACTGCTTGCCGGTCTTGCTGTTGGACCTTTAGCCGGCAGAATTACGGATCAGGCAAATAAAAAGAAGGTGATGCTCATCTCAGGCTTCACCAGGGCATTAAGTGTTGTTTTCATGTTGATTGCGATCAATACTGGCTCGGTGCTGTGGATGGTCGTTTTCTTAGTGAGCATTCAAATTTCTGCCGCGTTCTATTTCCCTGCTCTTCAAGCAGCCATCCCCATGGTGGTGAAAGAGAAGGAATTGCTTCAAATGAATGGGGTCCATATGAATGTGGCCACCCTTTCAAGAATACTTGGTACGGCGTTAGCTGGAATTCTATTGGTGGTTATCTCCTTATCGATGCTCTACCTATTATCATTAGTGGCCTATTTAGCACTATTCGTCATGACCTGGTTCCTTACAATTGAAGAAACGTCAACTTCCAAACAGCAAGGTGAAAAAACAAAAGGGGCGGGCTTCAATGAAGTATTCCCTGTCATTAAAGGGCTGCCCATCGTATTTATGACCCTTGTGATGACGTTGATCCCCCTGCTGTTTATTGGTGGATTCAACCTGATGGTTATCAACATCAGCGAGCTACAGGATAGCTCAGCTATTAAAGGTTGGATCTATACCGCCGAAGGGATTGCCTTTATGACAGGTGCTTTTGCTGTAAAGAAAATGGGTGAAAAGGTGTCACCCTACAAAATCTTATTCTTCTTCAGTTTCGTCATCGGCATTGCGCAACTGCTCCTTTATTTTGCGACCAGCCCGTTTTTATCTGTGCTGGCATTTACTGTTTTTGGTTTTGCAGTAGGATGCTTTTTCCCGACGGCTGCCACGATTTTTCAAACGCGGGTGCCAAAAGAATTTCACGGCCGTTTCTTTTCGTTTAGAAACATGCTCGACAGACTGATTTTCCAAGTTGTGCTCCTCTTGACAGGACTGCTATTGGATCTTGTGGGACTGCAGATCATGACCGTATTATTCGGATGTTTATCCCTCTTTATGACAGGACTTTTTTACTCAAGATATCGACAGCTTAGAACGACCACTTTATCGGAACAGGCTGTTAATCAATGA
- a CDS encoding spore coat protein, whose protein sequence is MNDFHNTGYETFVDYNDIRRPIGRVGFGRPGFGFGGFGRRPFGFGFNPFLGGLAGGLLGAALLSPIGYGYGYGYGYPPPYYGYPPYPYYY, encoded by the coding sequence ATGAATGATTTTCACAATACCGGTTATGAAACATTTGTGGATTACAATGATATACGCCGCCCCATCGGACGCGTGGGGTTTGGAAGACCTGGATTCGGCTTCGGGGGATTTGGAAGACGCCCGTTCGGATTTGGATTTAACCCGTTTTTAGGAGGACTTGCTGGTGGACTGCTGGGAGCCGCCCTTTTAAGTCCTATCGGTTATGGTTATGGTTATGGATACGGATATCCACCACCTTATTATGGTTATCCTCCTTATCCCTATTATTATTAA
- a CDS encoding MBL fold metallo-hydrolase, whose translation MLLFIFLLIAMIVIAFLVLRFYPAFGKKPSLERVQSSPQHSKGSFKNPIPTSMDTSFSTSLTMIRDLMKRTGNRKPDRDIPSVGFPSFDHPHSVTNVTWFGHSASLVEMDGKRLLLDPMFGRAPSPFPWIGGKRYSKELPFEKDELPSIDAVVFSHDHYDHLDYGTIRKLRGKVKQFFVPIGVGSHLERWGIHSDHITELDWWDEVEWNGLTLACTPARHFSGRSLHDRNATLWCSWCLIGNSSKIFFSGDSGYGHHFKEIGSVYGPFDLTLMECGQYDPRWAPIHMLPEETVQAHIDVKGKQLLPIHWGAFTLSFHEWTDPIKRVTKCGAEHGVPVVTPRIGETFLAGNDSYPTSKWWETT comes from the coding sequence ATGCTACTATTTATATTTTTGCTGATCGCTATGATTGTGATTGCCTTCCTGGTTCTCCGATTCTACCCCGCATTTGGCAAGAAGCCTTCCCTTGAACGCGTTCAATCATCACCTCAGCATTCAAAAGGCTCATTTAAAAATCCCATTCCAACCTCTATGGATACCAGCTTTTCCACGTCTCTTACAATGATTCGGGATCTTATGAAAAGAACTGGTAACCGTAAACCTGATCGCGATATTCCAAGTGTTGGATTTCCGTCCTTTGACCATCCTCATTCCGTCACGAATGTAACCTGGTTTGGACATTCAGCTTCTCTCGTTGAAATGGATGGAAAAAGACTACTTCTTGATCCAATGTTTGGTCGTGCGCCATCCCCGTTTCCATGGATAGGAGGAAAACGGTATAGCAAAGAGCTTCCTTTTGAAAAAGATGAACTGCCTTCCATCGATGCTGTAGTTTTTTCCCATGATCATTACGATCATCTCGATTATGGCACCATTCGAAAGCTTCGAGGCAAAGTGAAGCAGTTTTTTGTTCCCATCGGAGTAGGGAGTCATCTTGAGAGATGGGGAATCCATTCTGATCACATTACAGAGCTTGATTGGTGGGACGAGGTTGAGTGGAATGGTCTTACTCTGGCTTGTACCCCGGCAAGACATTTTTCCGGCAGAAGCTTACATGATCGTAATGCTACCTTGTGGTGTTCATGGTGTCTCATCGGGAACTCCTCCAAAATCTTTTTCAGCGGAGATAGTGGATATGGACATCATTTTAAAGAGATTGGCAGTGTATACGGGCCATTCGATTTGACCTTGATGGAATGTGGTCAATATGATCCCAGGTGGGCACCGATTCATATGCTCCCAGAAGAAACTGTACAAGCCCATATTGATGTGAAAGGGAAGCAGCTTTTACCCATTCATTGGGGAGCATTCACGTTATCCTTTCATGAATGGACCGACCCGATCAAACGTGTGACAAAATGCGGTGCAGAACACGGGGTTCCTGTTGTTACTCCAAGGATAGGGGAAACCTTTCTTGCTGGAAATGATTCTTACCCTACATCCAAATGGTGGGAAACAACTTAA
- a CDS encoding sugar phosphate isomerase/epimerase, which yields MKKIPIALQMYTLRNETEKDFTGTLQQVAGLGYEGVELAGHGGLSAKELKGTLDSLDLRVASSHIPLSELRNDVQKVIHDQLELGSSYIVCPYLPPEERTEKHYVHLIDDLNSIGELCFNEGITLCYHNHDFELTTLSTGKPALEMILNETNPHWVKAEFDIYWLTFAGEKPVEWLKRYQGRTPLVHLKDMTLDGERFFAELGTGGVDLASVLDYGIHSDVDWWIVEQDQSKISPIESVRMSLDYLRQNNI from the coding sequence ATGAAAAAAATACCGATTGCCCTGCAAATGTATACTCTGCGAAATGAAACGGAAAAGGATTTTACAGGGACACTTCAACAAGTGGCCGGGTTGGGATATGAGGGTGTTGAGCTGGCCGGCCATGGCGGGTTATCCGCGAAAGAACTTAAGGGCACACTCGATAGTTTGGATCTCCGTGTCGCTTCAAGTCATATTCCTCTCTCTGAACTGAGAAACGATGTCCAGAAAGTGATTCATGATCAATTGGAGCTGGGCAGCAGCTATATTGTCTGTCCTTATCTTCCACCTGAAGAGAGAACAGAGAAGCATTATGTTCATTTGATTGATGATTTAAATTCAATTGGGGAATTATGTTTTAACGAAGGGATCACCCTTTGCTATCACAATCACGATTTTGAACTAACCACCCTATCGACGGGAAAACCGGCACTGGAAATGATTTTGAATGAAACGAACCCTCACTGGGTAAAGGCAGAGTTTGATATTTACTGGCTGACCTTTGCTGGAGAAAAGCCGGTGGAATGGTTGAAACGATATCAGGGACGAACCCCTCTTGTACATTTGAAAGATATGACGTTGGACGGGGAACGATTTTTTGCTGAACTGGGAACGGGAGGTGTGGACCTCGCTTCTGTTCTCGACTATGGTATCCATAGTGATGTGGATTGGTGGATCGTCGAACAGGATCAGTCCAAGATTTCCCCTATTGAAAGCGTCAGGATGAGTTTGGATTATTTGCGTCAAAACAACATATAA
- a CDS encoding MFS transporter — protein MSHSTPSTIWTRPFFMALVNNFLIFLVFYSLLTVLPLYVIDELQGTEGEAGLATTIFLLSAIIVRPFSGKMIEWLGKRKTLIISVLFFGISSFLYFWVNDFYLLMGLRFFHGIWFSISSTVLVVIAADMIPPHRKGEGLGYFAMSMNLAVVVGPFISLALIQWIPYTTLFLGLAFVIVIGFICSFGIQVMEGDVVETMDSRRLTFKDLVEVKAIPIALVGFLTSFAYSGIMSFISVYAKSIGLFESVSLFFVVFAAAMLLSRPFTGRLFDRSGPDAVIYPSLFIFAIGLILLSVTHSVVLLLIAGTLIGLGYGALLPSFQTMSIQAAPKKRTGHATATFFIFYDLGIAVGSFVLGVFSFQLGFSALYIICALVVLLTVLAYKFVTKKARCAREESAEVLEI, from the coding sequence ATGAGTCATTCAACTCCATCAACTATATGGACACGACCATTTTTTATGGCACTAGTAAACAACTTTCTTATATTTCTTGTATTTTATTCGTTGTTAACGGTCCTACCCCTTTACGTGATCGATGAACTTCAAGGAACGGAAGGGGAGGCAGGACTCGCTACTACCATCTTTTTATTATCAGCGATCATTGTCCGACCATTTTCCGGTAAAATGATTGAATGGTTAGGGAAACGCAAAACGCTCATCATCAGCGTTTTATTTTTTGGCATCTCCTCATTCTTGTACTTTTGGGTCAATGATTTTTATCTGTTAATGGGGCTTCGCTTTTTTCATGGGATTTGGTTTAGTATCAGCTCGACGGTTTTAGTCGTGATCGCCGCAGACATGATTCCCCCTCATCGGAAGGGAGAAGGGCTGGGTTACTTCGCTATGTCGATGAACTTGGCTGTTGTCGTCGGACCGTTCATTTCGTTAGCCCTTATTCAGTGGATTCCATATACGACCTTGTTCTTGGGGCTTGCATTCGTCATAGTCATTGGATTCATTTGTTCTTTCGGCATTCAGGTCATGGAGGGGGATGTGGTTGAAACAATGGACTCCAGACGCTTAACCTTTAAGGATTTGGTGGAAGTTAAAGCGATCCCGATTGCACTTGTAGGATTTTTAACCTCATTTGCATACTCAGGCATCATGTCGTTTATTTCGGTCTACGCCAAATCCATCGGTTTATTTGAATCAGTCAGCTTATTTTTCGTTGTTTTCGCAGCGGCCATGTTGCTTTCACGCCCATTTACAGGACGTTTATTCGACCGATCAGGACCGGATGCAGTCATCTATCCATCCTTATTTATTTTTGCCATTGGTTTGATTTTGTTGAGTGTCACACATTCCGTCGTTCTATTATTGATTGCTGGAACACTCATCGGACTCGGATATGGGGCACTTCTTCCAAGCTTTCAGACGATGTCCATACAGGCCGCACCAAAAAAAAGGACGGGGCATGCGACCGCAACATTCTTTATTTTTTACGATCTGGGGATTGCCGTGGGATCGTTTGTGTTGGGAGTCTTTTCGTTTCAGCTTGGATTTTCTGCTTTGTATATTATTTGCGCCTTGGTGGTTTTACTGACGGTTCTGGCTTATAAATTTGTTACGAAGAAAGCAAGATGTGCGAGGGAAGAAAGTGCAGAGGTTCTGGAGATATGA
- a CDS encoding helix-turn-helix domain-containing protein, with protein sequence MKQSEICPRFEKAIGILSQRWTALIIYQLLSGPQRNCTIKDAIGISGRLLSERLKDLEEEGIVKRDVYPETPVRIEYSLTKKGYSLEPLMKDIEKWSQEWIEKE encoded by the coding sequence GTGAAACAATCAGAAATTTGTCCAAGGTTCGAAAAAGCAATCGGCATCTTAAGTCAACGATGGACAGCACTCATCATCTATCAATTGCTTTCCGGTCCACAACGAAACTGCACCATCAAAGACGCAATCGGCATCAGTGGCAGACTTCTCTCAGAGAGATTAAAGGATCTTGAAGAAGAAGGAATCGTAAAACGAGACGTTTACCCTGAAACACCAGTGCGTATAGAATATTCTTTAACGAAAAAGGGGTACTCTTTAGAACCTTTAATGAAAGATATAGAGAAGTGGTCCCAGGAGTGGATTGAGAAGGAATGA
- a CDS encoding DUF1540 domain-containing protein has protein sequence MAQDVLCEVSNCKYNREGKKCSADQIFVVSHKGNKAHNSEETDCKTFDPGM, from the coding sequence ATGGCACAAGACGTACTATGTGAAGTAAGCAACTGCAAATACAACCGTGAAGGCAAAAAGTGCTCTGCCGACCAGATTTTCGTTGTCAGTCACAAAGGGAACAAAGCCCATAATAGCGAAGAAACAGATTGTAAAACATTCGATCCTGGTATGTAA
- a CDS encoding MarR family transcriptional regulator gives MSRDESIGLYTSHTVKNIIRFLTLHLKEFDVTPEQWTVLKRLAEQDGISQKELAIKSEKDQPTLTRILDILERKELIYKQRNLEDRRSFLIFISQKGMSAKDELSPFIEGLYDGTILKGISEENLEVYKSVLSQMNENISRK, from the coding sequence ATGTCCCGCGATGAATCTATCGGCTTGTACACGAGCCATACAGTGAAGAATATTATTCGATTCCTTACCCTGCATCTGAAGGAATTTGATGTTACGCCCGAACAGTGGACGGTTCTAAAGCGCTTAGCGGAACAGGATGGAATCAGTCAGAAAGAACTTGCCATCAAATCAGAAAAAGATCAGCCAACCCTGACGAGAATCCTGGACATCTTGGAACGGAAAGAACTGATATACAAACAGAGGAACCTGGAAGATAGAAGGTCATTTTTAATTTTTATCTCGCAGAAAGGCATGTCTGCCAAGGATGAGCTGTCCCCTTTTATAGAAGGTTTATACGACGGAACGATTCTTAAAGGTATATCGGAGGAGAATTTAGAAGTATATAAGAGCGTCCTTTCCCAAATGAATGAGAACATTTCAAGAAAATAA
- a CDS encoding LLM class flavin-dependent oxidoreductase yields the protein MKLSVLDQSVISRGEDARTAFQNTVTLAQRTEELGYTRFWVAEHHNTNGIVGSAPQVLISHIASMTSSIRVGSGGVLLPQYSPYKIAEDFNVLETLFPNRIDLGIGRSPGGSYETRLALTDGLKKSMNEFPGQVEALQAYLHHSDEQAVKAYPKVTRPPLPWILGITHRGARVAAEQGTAFTYGHFINPVNGKRALDYYHSHFQPSLSLSQPKSNVCIFIVCAPTQGEAEEIALTQDLWLLSVEKGRDTGIPSKEEVKARTLSELEKEKVKENRKRAIIGTPQKVREELHMLSEIYQTDEFMIITNVYKFEDKVRSYELIAEAVL from the coding sequence ATGAAGTTGAGTGTATTGGATCAGTCTGTGATTTCGAGGGGGGAGGATGCGCGGACGGCGTTTCAAAATACGGTGACTCTTGCGCAGCGAACCGAGGAGCTCGGGTATACACGTTTTTGGGTCGCAGAGCATCATAATACGAATGGGATTGTCGGTTCTGCTCCTCAAGTGTTAATTTCTCATATTGCTTCTATGACGAGTTCGATTCGGGTCGGATCCGGTGGCGTACTTCTTCCGCAATATAGCCCTTACAAAATCGCGGAGGACTTTAATGTATTGGAGACCCTTTTTCCCAATCGAATCGATCTCGGAATCGGCCGGTCGCCTGGTGGTTCGTATGAGACACGTCTGGCTCTGACGGATGGATTGAAGAAGAGTATGAATGAGTTTCCGGGTCAGGTGGAAGCGCTTCAAGCTTATTTACATCACTCGGATGAGCAAGCAGTCAAGGCTTATCCAAAAGTGACGAGGCCCCCGCTTCCCTGGATATTAGGAATCACCCATAGGGGAGCACGCGTGGCTGCTGAGCAGGGTACCGCTTTCACATATGGTCACTTTATCAATCCTGTAAATGGGAAAAGGGCTCTGGACTATTATCATTCTCATTTTCAGCCTTCCCTGTCTTTATCCCAACCTAAGAGCAATGTTTGTATCTTTATCGTCTGTGCTCCAACGCAAGGAGAAGCTGAAGAAATTGCCCTCACTCAAGATTTGTGGCTGTTATCGGTAGAAAAGGGAAGAGACACGGGAATTCCCTCCAAGGAAGAAGTAAAAGCAAGAACGCTGTCAGAGTTGGAAAAAGAAAAAGTGAAGGAAAATCGAAAGCGAGCCATTATAGGGACACCTCAAAAAGTGAGGGAGGAGCTTCATATGCTGAGTGAAATCTATCAGACAGATGAATTTATGATTATTACCAATGTATACAAGTTTGAAGATAAAGTAAGATCATATGAGCTCATTGCTGAGGCTGTCCTTTAG
- a CDS encoding VOC family protein — MNFHKEPHTFVGEVNIKVENLERSLDFYQEVIGFKLLEGTDKRATLTVDGIHPLLSLEQPEDVTPKQARTTGLYHFALLLPNRTDLGKILEHFIKLNIQLGSSDHLVSEALYLSDPDGNGIEIYRDRPSSDWKWNGNQVEMTVDPIDARGILAEADGQSWDGLPTGTVMGHIHLHVSDLKSTEEFYGEGLGFDVVSRFGNQALFISTGGYHHHIGLNTWNGVGAPRPAENSVGLNWFTLHFPSEEKRTTIIRQLESIGATIQEQRGKLLTEDPSGNRIYLSL, encoded by the coding sequence ATGAACTTTCATAAAGAACCACATACATTTGTTGGGGAAGTAAATATAAAAGTCGAAAACTTGGAGCGATCTCTTGACTTTTACCAAGAAGTAATTGGATTTAAATTGTTGGAAGGAACAGATAAAAGAGCGACTCTCACGGTAGATGGCATACACCCACTATTATCTCTGGAGCAACCTGAAGATGTGACACCTAAGCAGGCCAGAACAACAGGTTTGTACCACTTTGCCCTGTTGTTGCCGAATAGAACAGATCTTGGAAAAATATTAGAACATTTTATTAAGCTGAATATACAACTGGGGTCATCTGACCACCTTGTTAGTGAAGCACTGTATTTATCAGATCCTGATGGAAATGGAATTGAGATTTATAGGGACCGTCCTTCATCTGACTGGAAATGGAATGGAAATCAAGTAGAGATGACCGTCGATCCGATCGATGCACGGGGAATATTGGCTGAGGCCGATGGACAATCGTGGGATGGGCTTCCTACCGGCACCGTTATGGGGCATATCCATTTGCATGTTTCAGATTTAAAATCAACTGAAGAATTTTACGGCGAGGGACTTGGCTTCGATGTAGTCAGTCGATTTGGAAATCAGGCACTATTCATATCAACAGGTGGATACCATCATCATATCGGACTGAACACCTGGAACGGGGTCGGGGCTCCGAGACCAGCTGAAAACAGTGTCGGTCTTAACTGGTTCACCTTACATTTTCCATCAGAAGAAAAACGAACAACCATCATCCGCCAGTTGGAATCCATAGGAGCAACCATCCAGGAACAAAGAGGAAAACTCCTGACCGAAGACCCATCAGGCAACCGAATCTATCTAAGCTTGTAA
- a CDS encoding nuclease-related domain-containing protein, whose product MIEKERIIPRIILMLQALLRRLPLNHPKLLLISEELGKRMAGFKGEKALDYTLSFLDPKKYYILHDLRIPCKDSFFQIDTQPITTKFILNIEVKYLAGTAYFDPIFNQLIQTKDGFESALPDPTIQIKRQESQLLKWLKENGLPSIPVFSCVVMGNDRTIIKTSPDNKTLQKIVIHRSSLLGKVRYIENSLRKEKAAPKEIKKIIRSLKRQHEEPDFSVLERFNITEGELLKGVICEECNYRPLARKYGKWFCMNCKNEKINAHIHALKDYELLIGPKINNAELRNFLKINSSHVAKRLLQSLNLPTTGTKKGTQYILLFDESPPRKHKQKNPPIT is encoded by the coding sequence ATGATCGAAAAAGAACGAATAATACCTCGAATCATCCTGATGTTACAAGCTTTACTCCGCAGACTTCCCCTTAACCACCCTAAACTCCTTCTGATATCCGAAGAACTTGGTAAAAGAATGGCAGGATTCAAAGGAGAGAAAGCACTAGATTATACTTTAAGCTTTTTAGACCCTAAAAAATACTACATTCTCCACGATCTCAGAATCCCCTGCAAAGATAGCTTTTTTCAAATAGACACCCAACCCATTACAACCAAATTCATCCTCAATATCGAAGTCAAATACCTTGCTGGCACTGCTTACTTCGATCCTATCTTCAATCAACTTATACAAACAAAAGATGGATTTGAATCAGCTTTACCGGACCCTACGATCCAAATCAAACGACAAGAAAGTCAGCTATTGAAATGGTTGAAAGAGAATGGGTTGCCCTCCATCCCCGTTTTCTCTTGCGTAGTCATGGGCAACGATCGGACTATCATTAAAACCTCTCCAGATAACAAAACCCTTCAAAAAATCGTCATCCATCGAAGTTCTCTATTGGGCAAGGTGAGATATATTGAGAACTCTCTTCGAAAAGAGAAGGCCGCGCCTAAAGAAATTAAAAAAATCATTCGCAGCTTAAAAAGACAACACGAAGAGCCTGATTTCTCTGTCTTAGAGAGATTTAACATTACAGAGGGTGAGCTATTAAAGGGGGTCATATGTGAAGAGTGCAATTATCGGCCGTTAGCAAGGAAATATGGCAAATGGTTTTGTATGAATTGTAAAAATGAAAAGATTAATGCTCACATCCATGCCCTCAAAGACTATGAACTTTTGATTGGTCCTAAAATAAATAACGCGGAACTAAGAAATTTTTTGAAAATCAATTCTTCTCATGTTGCAAAAAGACTCCTCCAATCCCTAAATCTCCCCACAACAGGCACCAAAAAAGGAACACAATACATCCTATTATTCGATGAAAGCCCACCCCGAAAACACAAACAAAAAAACCCGCCAATAACCTGA
- a CDS encoding DoxX family protein, protein MLQNHLIGAFILRIFLGSTFFIHGLTKFQGGIENTAGFFHSLGLPGFTAYAVAIIELVGGLAMILGFGTRIVAVLFAFVMAGAIVKVKLAAGFLGNGQMAGYELDLALLAISIYFVVAKESLFSIDQKFSQSE, encoded by the coding sequence ATGTTACAGAATCACTTAATAGGGGCATTTATTTTAAGAATATTTCTAGGAAGCACCTTTTTTATTCACGGTTTGACTAAGTTTCAGGGAGGGATTGAAAATACGGCCGGTTTCTTTCATAGCTTAGGGCTGCCGGGATTTACAGCATATGCAGTCGCAATCATTGAGTTGGTCGGCGGACTGGCGATGATCCTGGGATTTGGTACACGGATTGTTGCAGTACTATTTGCGTTCGTCATGGCAGGAGCAATCGTAAAAGTGAAATTAGCTGCTGGTTTCTTAGGAAATGGGCAGATGGCAGGATATGAATTGGATTTAGCCCTGCTTGCGATCTCAATCTATTTTGTCGTGGCTAAGGAGTCATTGTTCTCAATAGATCAGAAGTTTTCACAGTCAGAATGA